A window of Ictidomys tridecemlineatus isolate mIctTri1 chromosome 1, mIctTri1.hap1, whole genome shotgun sequence contains these coding sequences:
- the LOC101961498 gene encoding LOW QUALITY PROTEIN: interferon-gamma-inducible GTPase 10-like (The sequence of the model RefSeq protein was modified relative to this genomic sequence to represent the inferred CDS: deleted 1 base in 1 codon) has protein sequence MGQASSSTTPNKEAQDFTFSCDKFFKTFKMESKILSPETIASIQSHLDEGNIQKTVSAINDALKNIQNAPLNIAVTGESGAGKSTFINALRGVGHEEKDAAATGVVETTMERTRYQHPKLPNVIIWDLPGIGTTNFQPRKYLKKMMFGEYDFFIIISSTRFKENDAHLAKAIAKMNKQFYFVRTKIDSDIYNQKICTPKSFNRDKLLQKIRDDCLKHLKDNNINGAQVFLVSSVHVSDYDFPNLETTLLKELPAHKRYIFMQCLPSVTEAAIDRKRDSLKQMVWLEALKAGASATIPMMGLINDNDIEKLKETLTLYRSYFGLDDASLENMAKDFQVSMQELKANIKSPHLLSVDRDESLGEKILTYIEKVCSVTGGFLATGLYFRKVFYLQTYFLDTVVSDAKVLLKREVLFTDSEISEQSFKNGVSEAESP, from the exons ATGGGTCAGGCATCCTCCTCCACAACCCCTAATAAAGAGGCTCAAGATTTTACCTTCAGCTGTGACAAGTTTTTTAAGACTTTCAAGATGGAAAGCAAAATCCTCTCTCCAGAAACCATTGCTTCAATTCAGTCACACCTGGATGAGGGGAATATTCAGAAAACTGTTTCTGCAATTAACGATGCATTGAAAAACATCCAGAATGCCCCACTGAACATTGCAGTGACAGGGGAGAGTGGAGCAGGGAAGTCCACATTCATCAATGCCTTGCGG GGGGTGGGGCATGAAGAAAAAGATGCAGCTGCCACTGGGGTGGTGGAGACAACCATGGAGAGAACTCGATATCAACACCCAAAGCTTCCTAACGTGATAATATGGGACCTTCCTGGGATTGGGACCACTAACTTCCAACCACGAAAGTACCTGAAGAAAATGATGTTTGGTGAGTATGATTTTTTCATTATCATCTCTTCTACACGCTTCAAAGAAAATGATGCACACCTGGCCAAAGCCATTGCAAAAATGAACAAGCAGTTTTACTTCGTTCGAACAAAAATCGATAGTGATATATACAATCAGAAAATATGCACACCTAAATCCTTCAATAGGGACAAGCTCCTGCAAAAGATTCGAGATGACTGTCTCAAACACCTGAAAGATAACAATATAAATGGTGCTCAAGTCTTCTTAGTCTCTAGCGTTCACGTGTCTGACTATGACTTCCCTAACCTGGAGACCACTCTTCTGAAGGAGCTGCCCGCTCACAAGCGCTACATCTTCATGCAATGCCTGCCAAGTGTTACTGAGGCTGCCATTGATCGGAAGAGAGATTCCCTGAAGCAGATGGTCTGGCTGGAGGCCCTAAAGGCTGGAGCATCAGCTACCATTCCTATGATGGGATTAATCAATGATAATGATATAGAGAAGTTAAAGGAGACCTTAACCCTCTACAGATCTTACTTTGGGCTGGATGATGCATCACTGGAAAATATGGCTAAGGATTTCCAAGTATCCATGCAGGAACTCAAGGCAAACATTAAATCTCCCCATTTGCTCTCAGTTGACAGGGATGAATCCTTAGGGGAAAAAATACTGACATATATTGAGAAAGTTTGCTCAGTCACTGGAGGATTCCTTGCCACTGGTCTTTACTTTAGAAAGGTCTTCTATTTACAAACTTATTTCCTTGACACTGTGGTCAGTGATGCTAAAGTTCTCCTTAAAAGGGAAGTTCTTTTCACAGACTCAGAGATCTCTGAGCAGAGCTTTAAAAATGGGGTAAGTGAAGCAGAGAGCCCCTGA